The Argiope bruennichi chromosome 9, qqArgBrue1.1, whole genome shotgun sequence nucleotide sequence TCTGTTTCTGTTTTTGGGTGCTCCTCGGAGGATGTAATGGTGcttgtttttgtataattatctttaattttgtgatactaattttatctccaaaacctcaatttcctgggattttcgggtcacgaggggtcagtttgttggacgaaagtcagacccctcacagaaaaaatccctggtttgaatccttgcctgagggtgacccttgagaaactcttcaggccggattcattatatctttctttttgattctttggctgtatacttaatatttaattctaataattcttctaatttggttgaatttatttgtgttttagttgtagcagcattagtgctctctaaatacaatgtatattttattatatagattcaggaaatattatatagataaattttcatattgatcatttttggattgatagtttctttaaTCAGTTAgcttaaactgaaaaaaaaaagtttaaacaactATACACATCAAAATGGGTGttatactgttttaattttttcataactttattaTCAACTACTGtgattaaatcaatcaaattttggttccagtCGAGTGCTGCCATCTGgaacctaaataaataaaaaagctgaTTTGCAAATTCCTTAATTAAGAAGATCAGTTTCATTAAGATTGGAAAAATATCTGTGGACTTTTATAGAGAATGCACATACGCATGCGGACTTATATAGAGGGATGTggtataataattaatgaatattctgACTTTTGTTGTTACTTggatacagaagaaaaaaaatgtttcttctgatatagtttattaaattaatttaaattcagttatatAGACAAAGTAGCGGAACCGTTAAACTATTAGaactaactttaaaaattcaatttccaaatattttttagcgctcagaatgtatataaaaatttaaaatgttattagtaTACATAAAATGTACATAACAACATGTACAAGTACATAAAATGACCATTCTAATGTTTGTTAacattatgaaattctttttcaaattcatcaGAAGAATAGAATTCACGATATTTTAAAATGGGCTTTTCGAACCTGCGTTGcctgaataatttttgatatgcaGCGTATAATTGTGATCTTCATCGTCGATCCAGAAAGTATCGTACAGAGCATACTTCGCTTCTCCATCAACAACTTTCAAATCAAATCGAATTGAGTACAAACGTTGACTGGTCAAGGCAAATATGTTATCGTTCcctgaaaaaacaataaattgattaatttaatcattatattagaagtaatatgattgaaaataacAGTTAATATGCTTCAAAGGCgaggaaatattatatatgaatagaTTCTGTGCTGTcttgaaaaatgtgttaaattgcTTTCCTTTAGATgcagatatttcttaaaatgcctTACCAAATCAAAAGTAGATAAAAagcagtaaaaatttaatttgaaacatttcatgcATAAAGCTATAAAGGAATTACGTGATATCAAGACAAAGGCGTGGCATTTCaaacttttctatttaaaaaaaataatacagctttCTAGAAGACAAGCATTATtccggaataaaataaaattatcttgaaaaatctGTTAATTGCTTTCCTTCAGATGCAGATATTTCTTAAATCATCTTACCAAACCAAAAGTAGATAAAAGTAGTAAAAATTGAAAGGTTGAGACATTACATCCAGAAAACTATATAGGAATTACGTGAAATCAAGACAAAGACGTGTCATTTCAAACTTttcggttaaaaaaaataacatagctTTATATCACACCAGCAATATtccggaataaaataaaattatcttgaaaaatctGTTAATTGCTTTCCTTCAGATGCAGATATTTCTTGAAACATCTTACCAAaccaaaaatctttttcaatatcACCGAAGCCTTTCTTGTAACTTTCCCAGTCTTTGAAGAAATAATCTCGGGCTCTACCGAAATCTCCTCTTCGTTGAATTACCTATGAAAAATCAGTACATGTGTTGATGAAATgactttcaattttaatataaaaaacacattaaaaagtcATATATTCAGcaacacatttttggatttataatgcaaaaaaaaaaccaataacaTAAAGAAGATATCTTATGAATATAACATATGGTAATAAAATAATCCTATTATAAATCCAGTAGTTTTTTTATAGTACTTAAATTTATCACCcttgtttgaaaaacattttaaatcagatttcACTAACTTGAATATCTGCAGACGATTCTtagatacttaatttttaatttaaaaaatggtagaggcaagttaaaaaaaagtttaaaaaatatttttatctattatgcagtaatttaaaacttaaaaatatctaGCGTTTCTTTTTTGACCAAgatatgtcattaaaatatatcttcgGCACCTTTATGCTATCCTCATAAAGCAAAACCACACCTTAAAAAGCAGGGCAACAATATATGtgctttttatgaaaataaaagattttaatagagtaaaaaagctttgaaaaaaaaaaaaagaaacatcattaaatttcttattccGGACCAAAATGAATATTACTTGCCATATACAGGTagaaagtcatattttttttactcatttaataacaaatttattcagAACTATCAGTTGTTTCTAATAGGTGTGTTAGATTATTTTCATAACAGCAGATACTGTCAGACTTTGTCCTTGAGGTGATGAAAGTTAATGAAGTCAAAgcggaaaataaaaacataaaacaaaactgtaaacttgatgcaaaaataattttgattttaattgttttttgtgattttgataataaataattaaaacaccaaaatcatcttaattaatttaaacaagtatcttttcaataatacaaattttattgccatgcatttttttatatttggttttaattaattttaagaaatataattaattttatttcagaagaatatGATTGTGATCTACAAATAACAAAAATCCAAAgagaaaagagaaagagaaaaaaacttgaaaggttaaatatataatttcatggcATATAAAAATCAAGATAGTTTACATCAtcagaaataattcatttgaaacttctagatatacagggtgattcaaaattcAGGAAATCGATTTCACATAGGAAAATATGTCCACAAATGTACGCATGTATATGTAGAGAGCGCTGTTTGTACCTAACCAGTTTAGCTCACCCGACAACTCCGCAAATTATGCGAAAGTGGTTCATTGCACAGTAACATACAGGGAGAAGACGACTGTCCTACTGTCCATCGAAGATAACCCGAATACCAGTACACGAGAAATTTTTCAAGCAGTTTGGGGTCTCTCAATCTGCAGTGTCGCGGATATTGCAAGAAGAATGCAAATGCGCTGTGAATCCTGTTGTTAGTAAATGGTGGCAATTTTGATTACTTACTTTttatcttgttggaataaaaaTCACATTCGTTACCACTTAAATTTGCTATTTCTTTGTGTTCACTTTACTTGTCCATGCAATTCATGTTTGCGGACATACTTTCCTAAGTGAAATCGGTTTATTGGCGTATTCCCTACTTTCCCACGAAATTTGAAcaaagttttgaatcaccctgtatatgttTGATACTTTCTATACTTGGAGCGACAACAATTAAgatgaaaatcatttgaaatcacattttcttccgtgttgattttaaattccttataatAGAAACTGCacaacaaattcatttttctccaACTATCTAACTAAAAAGAAACCATTGTTACAGACTTCCCGCCGTTTCAAACATATAAACAGTCTAAACGTATTCACAATTGAGCGAATCAGCGAAAAAACGCTTTGATTTCAAccggaaaataattaattaaaatcaattgagaagaaatttagctttttattgttctaaattaaGGAATATCCTGgtataataacttcaaaaaatttgaaaagtaaactGAATTATAATGTCATATACGGGaatttttggtttgttttttaaaaattttcgtaaaaagtgactaatatatatatatatatatttcaaaattcagtaaattatgtCAGAAGCGTAACAAAACTTGTAAATCTTCATTGTTGGTTCTTTTCAACTATGCAAATTCTTTTCTACAATTCACTAGGAGTCATATTAAGGACAAACAGGGCGAAAAATGATCGAAAACAATATAAAGCATTGAATAAAAGAATGTCTAGATTCTCGGGCTCCAAGATGCATTGAGCTACTATTACAATCCCCTATAAACCAAATTTCTTGTCTATAAGAAAGTTAGATTTGTCTGCATACCGCAGACATACGTGCATACATCCATGCACTTTCTATTACAGGCATGGATTATTTTGATCTTATCTTTTAagttttcatatattcttttataagaatcatacaaagagaaagtaatatTGTAATAAAGTAAAATCCTGAGCACTCCGGACATTCAGAGTCTTTTCCAAAGCCCAGAATCTTAATAAGGGGGGGGGGCATAACACCTTTATCAGGTAGAATGCGAGAAAGCTTTGTGGAAACTACTATTAACACTGGCtacattttattatacttttttgtgCCTTTTTGATATTCTTTTGTGTCTGGTgcatacattattttgaaaagaattttataatcgtttctgctttttttttatgtacttttttctGGCTTTACTTTTGTTACATATCTGtagggcctggtggtaaggtctcgaaatcggagggtttcaggttcgaaccCGATTTCATCAAAGAACCGTCGTGCATGCTAAATGCGTCCGAGCCAAACGTCCacccgctggcgtggtgtggagagggggggggatgccagctcaggtatcatcgtcatctgaccgcggttcaaaattacgagctccGCTTCAAAATAGCATTAGTACTGTTTTAAAACGGGATTAAAACTAACTAAGCTAcatatctgtatttatttttcatttcttttactctTAGTATTTTTGGAATAGTataccaattaattttaaatgcatttaaattccttgaaagcaatttttttgcaatcgttttttttaaattccatgcaTGTTATCGTTACTTATgccacttgccacggacaagcccgctgttcgaagacagccgatttaagcctatggggagcgcctcttgtttgtATCGTAGAGCCAattagggtcaagagtacgacttaactacacacacgtcacaacccttcttacgggacggacttcattcccGCATCCCCAGATCGTAATTTaaatctgaatcagagaacgatcacccctgatccagtacccccagtggtattactcttggcatggagaactttgtgaccatgagagatttatacgcgcgtcagtcaccaagcacgcggggaatcttcgggcggcggggttcgaactcgcaaccacaaggacgcgaatccaacgcccaactaaccaggctatcccagccctAATTCCAtgtatatataagtaaataagaatttcaatgattttgGCCTAATGTATGGGGTAACGTTTTTGCTCCAagattcaatcatttttatacaaagaaaatttgaattgaaaatttattgacttaaaaaatcttatttgtatttaaattcccATTACATCGTAAAATACGTAAAATACATGAATATAGACATTgcaattattttccatttccttttctcgtttagttaagttatattaacgtctcgttttaaagcaacagtagggctattttaAGATGGATCATGTAATTTCGAACCgcggtcagaggacgaggacgacacctgagctggaggTCCCCTCTCCATATTTcagcaccacaccagcgggaggacgtttggccccgacggctTTGACGTGTACCATACCCGCTTACAGGGCGATTCTTCaatggaatctggtctcgaacctcAAGCCCTCAGGCTCCGCAGCTAAAGCCTTACTGCCATGCCACCGCggtctcatttctttttttaaaagtacaaggTAAAATCTATCATACTGAAAGGAAAAAACTCAGGATAGTAAAGATTATacataaagattaatattttattatctatcaacttataataaaatttttaatatacctattaatactttaatgaaattttatcaaatcacGAGCAGAATCTCAAGTCAATGTTTAAAAGCAATGGGAAAATTTTACagtaattaaatttgatcttaaacaaaatttaaatataaacattttttgaatctaATGCTTTGTTTCAGGactaaatcataaattattaatcatgatTTGACTGGttcgaaaaatttattctttattatgttttaaaggaCATAGTTTAAGTTTACTCGTTCGAAGgcttcatttattcattcatttttttattggatatgataatcaaatttcatcaaggagttaattaatttagtttagttatattaacctttcgttttaaagcaacactacggctatttttgggcaaacctcgtaattttgaatcgtagTCAGGTGAAGAGGACGATACCTGATCTAgaacctcctctccaaacttccacaccacatcagcaggaggacgtttcgccccgacggatttaacgtataCCAGACCtacttacacgacgattcttcgataAAATATTCGATAATAGGTTTCGAATCTAAAACCTTCCGGCTCTGAAAGGGAGACCTTACCACGAAGCCACCGCGGCCTGagtgtaattaaaataacattgccAATGAAACAGTAAAATCGCGAATAAAACAATGCATGACATACAGTCCATCCCCCTCCGTTGGTGTCCATGTCGCAATACACCTGAAAAGATTTCTCATCGGACACCCTACTCCGAGGCCAGACGGTGTAGACACCGGTTTCGGAATGCCCATTGCTTAAAACTTCTTCACAGTCTATTGGCTTGGTTATTATTCTTGCAGACGAAGTTGGgcctgaaataatttaaatgcattaaaaaacataaattatagaaatttgtaatttttttggtaaaaagaaaaatgtgatatttttcgttctttttttttttttttttcaatattttctgctttttagtttaaattcacaatttattataataaaaaatatggaatctggaaatcaatttctttttttatttgattaccaaGTGGCATGCTtcgtatggaataaaaatttaattaaaattaatatttgaatttatgattaaattttgaaaatatggaaattaaatttgaagatgaTGTTGtacctgaaattattttaatacattatgatTCTTAAAGAcatgaattacaattttttaccattttttttattttataaaaaaagaaaaatatgaaactataatacattttacaaaatcatttttaaaggtatttttataaAGTACAAAAAAGGAGAAACTTTTGAATGTGGAAATGTTGATTTGAAAGATTAACTGATATTTAAGTcctagaaatattataattaaaataagagatGCAGTTGGATCTGCAATAATAAGTTGAATAGCTTaactaaatttatagataaattgtTGATTACGTTTgagcatattaatatattaatccgttaataaaaccaatataaattcacaaaatttatacATTCAAGTACTGGAAATGAGTGAAAAACCTGctggaaaaatctatttttatgatttagtaACCCATTAATCGAAGAAAAAGTgcgtataaaacaaaatatatttccagtaacaagaagaaaaatgctttaaggACTAAATACtttatgaatacaaaaataagcaattataaaataaatcagctAACAGACTGGAATGTTAAGCTTTGCTTTAGCAATCATTTCCGTCGCAACGTCCAGTAAGGTGAAGGAGACATCACTGTGGTTACACGCATATACTATGTTTCCAAATACTTGCAAGATTGCAAAGAACACGGAAATAAGATGATAAaacctaaaaattataaatatgaatagagCAAATTATATGAGCTACCCGATCAGCATCTAAAtatctaagatatttttttaaattgcagccAGTCACTACGTTACCATATAACTAAACCGTATAAATAGTgattattgtgactggctgttatgCTCTTTAACTATCCAACTTTTGAGTAAGAAAACAACGGATTCCGTAgaactatgaaatatattaacgGTGTTCGTACGTcacaacaattaaataaattatctatagtaatggtttcgaaaatttttatttcatatgaaattttatgattcctAGACATTTAATCAAGGGTTATCTGATTCGttcatctcaatttttttaaaaattgcaaaatgtacCTAAAGCATTGGCCGCAACTTCAAAATTTGCAcacatttcttcaattttctttcaattaatttcgGGAAGTTGTAATTAATTATAGGTAACAGATCAAGATTCTTGGAAAAACCAACGATAATGTATCTAGAGatcatgaaaacaaaaatgtacGAAATCGGTACAATGGATTGGCGAGCactgtagaatattttcattgcaaAGAAAACACGGTGCAGTAGTTTTTTTCTCCTCGATTTCTCTGATATACGGAGAGGATTCGGTCACCGATGATGCTTCTAGAGCTCATgttctttcatatgaaataaaaacaattgaaatctGTATATTGGATAATCTAGAGAGCcctgtagaatttttttcactGCCAAGAACACACAGTTTTTCCCCCCTCAATTTTTCTTGGAAACGGAGGGCTACGGAGGGTTGTCTTGGAAGCGGAGGGATGATGTATCTAGAGctagctttcatatgaaataaaaattagcgaaatcagtttaataatttattttctcgcGATATTTCTCTAAACTATTTAGTGTATTTCCGATTTATTACTAGTATCAGCAGATTTCgatattccttttctttcttttttttaaaaatttgaaattgttcgTTAATAAGCTTCTAAACAACCCTAGCAGTTTTCAGTTTTGTATCAAACGTGACTTTATTAACTTCTAAACCCTAACGTGTAACAatgaatctttaataaattaacagatactgcttattttttataaaataaatgcgaatgattattatttatcttattttgagTACATTTATCATTTATCATTGTATGCGcgttattatttaatacttattatttatattatcgattcttatatttatattataaaatattatatttatttatgttactaatacgataaataatataaataataatcaataatcaaCTCCCAGATCGTGTTGATAGTTCTTTCGAGGAACTAATGGCAGCAACCTAACAACcctttgcttatttattatttatataatatgcgcATGATTATTATTTCGCATCAATGCAGATAAACTAACAGATACTGCGCATTTTTTAAACGTTCGTAAACAATCCTCTAAACAACCATaacaattttcagtttttttattaaatgtgattttattaaCTTCTAAACGCCAACGTATAACAGTGAACCCTAATGAAATAACAGATAGtgcgcattttttttattaaaaaagtggtGATTAACTGATACAAAAATATGGACATAATCGGTAGTCGATTGATTTTCTATCAGCAAAGTGACAAATTCACTCAATTATTTTCAACCTACGAAAGAGAACTATTGGCCATATACAGCGCCGTAAAATCTTTCGACACATGCTGGAAAATCAAAATTCTTCCATATATAAGGGCTAAAAAGTCtttaattcatacttttatataaaacctGAATAAATATAATCCTCGTTAAGTCAAAGAAAGTCAAAATGCCTCCGTGTTGTTCATCAGCTCTGATTATCACGCGGTaatttgtccttgaatacaatcatctcctcagtcacttcaagttgttctttcagcagtatgttggcaaaagtctaagtatgaacacttgcgtataaccgagttattctttttcaaagcttttgttgttatttatggaatcacagactccatgtctctgaaactgctttccattttgaataatgcaaataaaaaaaaataaagaaagaaagaaatattcttaaaataatattttaaaatattgtattctttcttttctttgttaaattctaacaattattaacattatgTCATTTCGCattatctaaacgaagtaaatactcattaaaagatagTTTAGGTTTTTCTAATCACATCTTTCcaccatttaatattataacatttagcatttttaatattaatatttttggtaactacttgattttcagaatgtattgcgtctccaaaataaattccaatgtattttacaaaagacaaataaataaataaaaaataacagtggAGTCACTTTGACTCCATGGCTCTGGCCACGTGAGGAAATTaatgtctccagttacgggttaaagaTGGCAGCTAAATATTACTTCTCTGATATTCACCAGacgaaaggaataaataatactatttctGATGGAGCAGAGAGAATCAAATTTCTGAtccaatttttttagatttgaaaagCCTTGATTAGCTATTTTAGTATTCAAAGGATTACCCTTGAAATTGGCGAGAAAAGggttgaaatttaaatgattttttaaaaataaaaaactttgtaaaatttttaagatactttCTTATTAAGTTACTAATGCAAGAAAATCTACCTTTCAAATGTAGTAAATCTAGGCCAATTAAATTGCCTTTCGAACTATTTTTAATCCAATTGTTAATGTCTATGGCGCCAGAGCtttcagcaaataattttaaatgcaatcgcGCCATTCTAAATCTATTATGTATTTCAGTGGTTTTAATTATCTACTATCTAACATCAAAAATCCATTTTCTAACTCTCAGGAATCAAAGAATAACTCTCAGGAATTAAACACAGAATGACATTTCCTGACGAACACAAAAATCAATACGAACACAAAATATTCACTGTTACATCTCtaattattttacgaattttaatattttaaataggaaagaagccgataagaaataaaataaacaataattaatatttagagtTATTTACATgatcgaaaaatatatataaaaattttcaaatgagatAATATAGGAGAAAAACTCACATTTTACAGAAGAGTAGATGTTTCTtatataaagaatacaaattGATTTGATGAGTGAAAATGTTTCAGTGGTGTTTTCCTGCTCTACTGCTGAAATTTCTAAGATGTCTACTTAACCACAGACGtgaagaaatttcagaagaacAATCTAACAAGCCAAAGTGATCTATtacaacttcctttccaggcagtTTAGAAAGGAAGCAGTTCTTTTGCAACAGCCTGTTATGTTTTCATAATATAGATAACAGCATTTGCTAAGCAATGATTTCTTGATgcctcttttttaaaataactaacgCCTTTTTCTGACCTTGAGGAGACtcaatattttaatcagattatTGCTTCCTGTTTAGTTGATTACCGAATGTAATACTGTTAATTGAAACTTATTACAGtttacaatttattacaaaatcaaCCAACATTCAATTTATAGTTCAATATATGttccctttttattttctcgtatacgtagcaaCAGAGacagtatagtaatcatcaaaatatgcgaactcgagatttttacgaatctccatgagttcaaaaaatacaattttggaaaatatccatctgtATTTCTGTGACAAAAATGACTCAAGAACGATTTCAGCTTGGCAGCTGAAATTGAATACTTTTACACCAAATATGCCGACTTCTGTCAAAGTTTTAATCAAATCTGTTCGGAGGAAACAGGCCCTGTTcgaaatataacataataatgacaaaacgaagagatccagataaatgaaattccgtacagagatttaacatctacagtgtagacatCAGTCAAATGTTGAGACAAATTCAAGaatggattgactgtctgtcggtctgtactttcagaaacttgtaagaacaataactcaaaaacacaaatatttaaatctatcaaatttg carries:
- the LOC129984760 gene encoding techylectin-like protein — translated: MFYHLISVFFAILQVFGNIVYACNHSDVSFTLLDVATEMIAKAKLNIPVCPTSSARIITKPIDCEEVLSNGHSETGVYTVWPRSRVSDEKSFQVYCDMDTNGGGWTVIQRRGDFGRARDYFFKDWESYKKGFGDIEKDFWFGNDNIFALTSQRLYSIRFDLKVVDGEAKYALYDTFWIDDEDHNYTLHIKNYSGNAGDSIVAHHDNAKFSTKDVDNDNYKNGNCALTRKGAWWYNNCHHSNLNGLYWKGYHESVADGVNWYSCKNMNESLEFTEMKIRPSNFIKK